The Amblyomma americanum isolate KBUSLIRL-KWMA chromosome 11, ASM5285725v1, whole genome shotgun sequence genome includes the window gaggggccgagaaAGTgaagccggcggaggagcgctgccgttttggcgtgcgagaggagagggaaaggcgcgaggCCGCGGAAGTTCAGATTTTCTCTGGATATAACTGGGCTTCCAAAGAGAGAATTAAAATAAtccttgctgggggataattatgaaccgtcgtcttttaacatcctaGAAacatcgcacctttattgagaccctgTTTCTGAGTCCCTTTAACTCCTAAAAACTACTATGGCtttaagggacgctgtagtggaataaTTTTGGAATAATTAAGGTCACCTTGGAATCTCTAACGGTCACTGacttcgcacaatacacgggcctcctgcattttgcctccaccgaaatgcggccgccgagcACACTTTTGCGTAAGAGACGTTTTGTCTCTTACGCAACTGACGGCACTTCACGTATCTATTTTTCAAGGCCTGATGAGAGGATATTTAATGTTGTGTATGTTTCACACCGCTTCTATAAAATTTGGTTACGTGAATATGTATTTGGTTATTTATTTGTTTCGGCCATTTTTGCGAGAACGGCCACATTGTGTTCTTGAATCGTACTTTAGGGCGCAGCCAAGAAATGAAAACTGCCTTCGTTGTTTCGAAAACTGTCATTTAATATTTTGAAGTGGTCACTGTATTTGTACAACGGAAAGCAATCATTTCACTCAAGCTTTCTCCAGACTGCCGTGATTTGAACAAATGTGCTGCATGTGCCTAGCTAAATCTTGAGGGACCGCATTTTCTTTATCATGTTCTTAAGCGCAACTAGCCTTCAAGGGTCTTCCCCATGCTTTATTAGCACATTTATTCTGCAGTCTCTTGAGCTGCACAAGTGCCGTGAGAGGCTGACGGAGCCAGAGGTGCGGCacctcctgcgccagctgctcctCGCCTGCGAGTACCTTGTGCAGGAGCAGGTCATTCACCGAGACCTGAAGCTCGGAAACCTGCTCCTCACCAAAGGCTCGCAACTCAAGGTGGCCGACTTCGGACTTGCCACCCGCGTCCACTACCCGGGGCAACTCAAGAGGTCCATCTGCGGCACCACCAACTACATGGCCCCCGAGATGCTGACCCAGAAGGGCTACAGCTACGAAGCGGACATCTGGGCCATCGGGTGCATCATGTGAGTTTCACCTGATTGCTCAGAGCTGTTTGCAACTGGTTACAACATTAATGCTTGCAACGACAGCTCGCAATACCTATCGTATTTGTATATCCGGCTATAAATGTATTAAAGGGAGAGTCTGCTTTTTGAAATATGGGTATCCTTGCGTTGTGGTGTCAGTAACGAGGGAATAAATCATGGCCGTGGCATTTATTTGTATTTTGAGCTGGTGAAGCAAGTCAGACCACAGTTGACGGTGATAATGGGATGTATTCAAACTTCGTTGTTCTGCTCGCAGCCGGGTTACGTCGAGTCAAAATGATGTGAATTTTAGGAATGAACTAGGCGCCATGTACACATGCTTAATTTGGTTACAGCAAGTTGCAGTCGCCAGAATTTCTCGTATTTCAACTAGTCCTCCTATCCCGCAGGGATGAATTGTGCTTGTTCATTCCACTATGTTGACAGGCGCGCTTTTATCGAGACAAATAACTTGCGGATATATGTGATAGATATCATGACCCTTACTTTTTACTCATTTTGAACCTTCATGGTGTTTTAATTTTCGGTTCCGAGAAAGCctaagaatgaataaaaatatgCGCTAATTATAATTCTTCCATAATACAGCGACgagacaaataaataaaaaagacggCAAATGTGCTGCTTCCTTCTTCCCTGTCTCATGCAGTTCAGGCTGTTTCTCACAACGATCAAATTACGGCACTAGCCCAAACTATTCTTTCAAACCCTCACTGCCACTAACATGGCGGGCAGTCGTCTGCAAAGGCCTTTCTCTGACACGGCTCTGATGTTGGAATTCAGAGACGCCCTCCACCAGACGGGAAGTGGCGTTAATTTACTTGCCGAGAAAGTACAGGTGATAACCTATTGGCGTGATTCTTAGGTGCGCAACCGGGTATACGTATCTTCCATCAAGGAATTAACAATTGCTGCAGAGAAAATATTATCCATAAAATAACTATAAGTTTCCTCTTCATCTTAAAAAAATCATATCATGCTCTTCACGTTCAAAACCAGGCACTTCCGTGCATCACGAGCGTCGTTTGCCCGCAGTTACGTTACCATTTCATACTGACTGGCCGGTAGGGTTGTGGTAGCATGGCTGTGCTCGCACTCCTTCAAGCTGTGACTTGCTGCAATGTCGGTCACCAGATAGTGTGCGGACTCCCGCGCACACCGACAGGCCGAAAACTGCTTTCCGCAGGTACAAGCTGCTAGTGGGGCGTGCCCCCTTCAAGTCAACGACGAGAGAAAAGACATTTGCCAGGATCAAGAGGAACGAATTTGAGATTCCCACGAATGTGTCTTCCGCAGCGAGTGCCCTCATCCGGTGGATTCTACAACCGGAGCCCGCTATGCGGCCGAGCATCGGAGCCATCATGCACCACGAGTTCATGACAAGAGGTAGGCTTCAATTTGTAACTCCGCAGCTGTGTGACTGCGTGCTGTACTGCTtcaatcatgtttttttttgaaCGCAAGAGCGTTATATCTGACGTTCGGAGAAAAAGCCGTGCTCGTCGCCACATCTAATTTGTTACTGTTCGGCTgaggtcgtgacgtcagaccatagTCAACCAATGAGTGCAAGGCATGAAGTCGGATACGGAGAACAATGGGTTTGGAGAGGTATCAAAGCGCAGCACTCAGAGGGTGGGGACGGTTTCCGCTGCTCTGTGGTTGGCGCGTGGAGTCACATGACAGAGTGCGCTTACATGGCTGTGGAGGCAgaggagcagcaaagcagcacttcCTAAAAAGAAAAAGGCTCCGAGAAAAATGCGTGCAGTAATGGTTCTTGTAGAATTTTGACGGAGCGCTGATTCGGGGGCAAGAAACTTGCTCTACAGACCGTAGTCCAGGCAATGCTAACGTCAGCGCCCATTCCTCCTGTAGAAGGCGGCGGAAATCCAACTGCAGCGTCGTAGTGTTGACATGGCAACGGAATGCTGCTGAAATAACTTTATCCCCGACAACGACTCGAACCCACGCTGGCGCAAAGAAAGCAGCGTGCTTCGTTCCCCGATGGCTCAGACAATTGAACCACCGACTTTAACTTGTCACGCTGCGTGCATGTCCACGAtttgtcttgtttgtttgtttttatagcACGTCTCCTTCAGCCACCAGGTGCGCTGTAGTAGCTGAAATCGAAATCATATGAAGTTTCCTACACTTGGCGAAGAGACCTTTAGCGTTGTCGTGCCCTCCTTCTCAAGGGTTGGTTAGGAGCTGTTTTgcccgcgcttccttcctgctgtggagttcggcgaagatgggcatggggaggattcgcTGAGGACCACCGCAAGGGTgtgtgagccctctgggggagacatggcggcaggaatgccggaagcagcgacgacaatagcgtacccacgtgttcgaacaggaatgccggaagcagcgacgaccataagcgtattcgttccggtcctcagacgacgaagtgcggtatcagtgtgatCCCCTTCGGTcatgctggggttgaacaattgcccgagtgccgcacctccGACAGCGCTTCCGCGTTCCGGACaccaagatctttcaacccctgctgggagacagcctgcattcctgtgtcatgacagcgccttccgggtcaacattggcgcggtccggacacacgtgcgcgcccacctggaggccgcgtggacaaAAACGttaccgggtcctgttcccttttcctcgaccgagctgcgagaaaatatcaggaccgccctgctgtGGGTGGTACCACCAGTGCCATcatgtgattggacatcattcttcgaactgtattccccagctaggcatctggggaatacgaagagtattcaaggagctgctggtttggtaccagaggagagcctcCTTCTTGAGatataccagagactcccgactgctaagaagctcttcttactgtgaagcactctcagttgcccgtattTGTACGTTAtttaaatagtccttgtataaagttttgaagttttcttccaacgatcgtcctcgtctcttctccggcccagtcacgcaaCCTGAATCCCAACAGAGCTCAAaatctttttaacgcgacagcgttaagggtgcTGTTTGGAGGAAAACTCAATGTACTAgttggcgtcggccgattctcatcaccCTGCGAGGGTAGTTAAGTCCCTGCATGGTGAGGGATTGTCGCCTCTGCATTGTGGCGTCGCTCCCTGCTTTGTGTCACATACAGGGTAATGAGAATCGACTTACTCCACTGGTTGGAAGAGGGTCGTTTGACGCTGGAAAGCCGCCTTTTTGTTGACTTGTATTCGACTATAGGAGGTCCATAGGGATGGGTCAAAGACCAGAGGGTATAGTCGGTGAAGGTGGTGAATCGGCCGACCCCATCGGCTGGAATGGGGCTCCTTTGAGGGTCATTTTCCACTTttgtcttgagttgtatccgactataacacATCTGCTGAATCGGCGCCAATTAGACTCTTTTTTTGGGCACACGTTTAATGACTAATCTGAATTCTTCCCGGCTTTCTTGTTTCTGTGTACGTGCGGAGGCTTGTGCGTGCTGCCGCCTCGGGCACCTGACACTACGTGTAAGCGTAACTTTACGCACCGATCATTCTCTACTCTTGTGCAAGCAAGTGCGCAAGAACACGAAATTATTTTACTGCCTCCACTAGTTCGTGTCAAAACGAAACATTGTGTCCTCCTACACGGAATTGCCAGAGCTACAAATTTCTCTTTTcgtgcgtaagcactaatccgacgggtaccaaccccgagcaaaatcgtccgttccCTGTTGCCTTGTCTGTTCCTAGCTGGCCTAGGGCTATCGCTCTGTCTCTCGGCAAAGATTGCTCATCTTCGTCTTCCACGCAGCACGAATTGTGCTTTCGCACTGCTTCGAATGTGTTAAATATTTTCGTAGGTTTTCCTTTTGCTTTATCAGAAGCGAGTTCTGTCGCGATAAACTACTATTgatattaaatttttttttcatgataagAAAGTTTGTTGCCGGCTGATGCAGCAATTTCTATTCACCGAACAAAATATTACGGATTTTACTCGCAAGAACAAAATCTTCTCAAGAAACTTAGAGTCGTTCTTCGATGTCCATGATATAGTTCACGTTTGGAAAAACAGCTGTGCATATTAGGGGCACACAGGACACATAATGTCAACGAAGACAGAAGGTACACCTGTAACCATCGAAATTGAAGAAGCGAAATGTGTTCTGAGCGGCAACATCAAAAAACGGCTTCTGCAACGGATTCTGCACATAACTAAGCCTCAGTGCAGCCGGCTTGCATATATTGACTGTTAATATTTGTAAGACGCGCAGAGCCGTTACTGGTATCTTGTGATGCGGCCTTTGCAGTGTGTTCAACGTGAAGTCCTGATACAGGCGGATTTTAAACGGTTTAGAATGGGGCCAGCTGAGCTGCATTCCTGAAACATTTCCGTAAATTCTACTACGACTCGTTATGCATCGATGTGACATTTCAGGCATGTGTACAATTTCTTTGCACTTGCCTCTGTTGAACAGACCTCTCATTGTTGAGAAGCATCAGCTATTGGATCGCGTGGAAGACTCTTCTACGAGGGCACACATTCTCAAGTTTTCTTGATTTTTGTTTATACTCGCATCTATTGTTTACGTCGTTCTCTTCTTTGAGTACGACCAGCAACTTGTGGATCACGACAGGTCCTCCACATCTTTTTTCAGGAAGTGCGAATCACCACGCCTAGTTTATGGCATTTATATATACCCACAGCTCCTGAATACTTTTCGCTCTCTCCTTCCAGGGCTGCTTCCTCCACACCTGCCTGCCGCACACGAAGGCACTCGGCACCGCTCAGGACTCAACCGACCGGAGGCACGCGTAGGAGAAAACGAAAGTTGAGCTGAATCGGACTGCGTCTCCCATCGAAAAGGCCCACACGGGAACGGCTGTACTTATTTACTGCTTGACTAGCTCCAGAGTTTTATTTTTCCGTTTTTGTTACTGTTATTGTAACTGCTGTTTTATTTGCACAACCAAAGCTTTAGGAACCTTTTGTTTTCATTGAATCTTtaaggcatttttttcttcttaacatGCACTGTTATTTCATTGTAATTAGAGCACACGCACAGATCATATTTTTGACAATGCCTGTGTCGTTAGTTCCAAGGCTGCGATTGTACTCCAAATGCGATTGCAATGAATCAGTTTTCATCTGTGCGAAAGCTTTAATCGATTTTAAATTTTGACAATGAACTTTCGAACAAACATTTTGTTCTCTGTTTGGTGTATCCATTTGCCCTCACTGTCGCTGTTGGAAGAACAATCTTGTCGTCT containing:
- the LOC144109723 gene encoding serine/threonine-protein kinase PLK1-like, with the protein product MAAGGEILTSTGTTSDEFPDVVIDKNSHTEYTRGRFLGKGGCAHCYQFVDKKANVAYAGKIVSKSHLKSEIDRQYLEEEINIHRTLCHKHVVRFHSQFEDAKNVYIISELCTRQSLELHKCRERLTEPEVRHLLRQLLLACEYLVQEQVIHRDLKLGNLLLTKGSQLKVADFGLATRVHYPGQLKRSICGTTNYMAPEMLTQKGYSYEADIWAIGCIMYKLLVGRAPFKSTTREKTFARIKRNEFEIPTNVSSAASALIRWILQPEPAMRPSIGAIMHHEFMTRGLLPPHLPAAHEGTRHRSGLNRPEARVGENES